One genomic segment of Deltaproteobacteria bacterium HGW-Deltaproteobacteria-18 includes these proteins:
- a CDS encoding 4Fe-4S ferredoxin: protein MKRKIIEIDEEKCTGCGQCVTGCAEGALAIIDGKARIVRDMFCDGLGACIGHCPEDALHIIEREAVEFDEEAAMEHVRKMGGIGHDQHSPAGAGCPSAQISTRAPGHGGCPSAGMMQMNPCEQANVPAGQVGSALSHWPVQIRLIPPHAPFLQDAELLIAGDCCPVAAPDFHARFLAGRTIMLGCPKFDNAGEYVERLTQVFAQNRIKSVTILEMEVPCCSGLSRIVAQALAGSGKDIPCVRAIVGRDGKTIEEKFTPAVATPAGLTRL, encoded by the coding sequence ATGAAAAGAAAAATCATCGAGATAGACGAAGAAAAGTGCACGGGCTGCGGCCAGTGCGTGACTGGATGCGCCGAGGGCGCTTTGGCCATCATCGACGGCAAGGCCAGAATTGTACGAGACATGTTTTGTGACGGGCTTGGAGCCTGCATCGGGCATTGCCCGGAGGACGCCCTGCACATCATCGAGCGCGAAGCAGTGGAATTCGACGAGGAGGCCGCCATGGAACATGTACGCAAGATGGGCGGCATCGGACATGACCAGCATTCGCCTGCAGGCGCCGGATGCCCTTCAGCCCAGATTTCGACCCGCGCTCCCGGTCACGGGGGATGCCCGTCGGCCGGCATGATGCAGATGAACCCCTGCGAGCAGGCCAACGTGCCCGCCGGTCAGGTCGGTTCCGCCCTGTCCCACTGGCCGGTCCAGATTCGGCTCATTCCGCCCCACGCGCCGTTCCTGCAGGACGCGGAGCTCTTGATCGCGGGCGACTGCTGCCCTGTGGCTGCACCGGATTTCCACGCCCGTTTCCTTGCCGGTCGGACCATCATGCTCGGCTGCCCGAAATTCGACAATGCCGGGGAATATGTGGAGCGGTTGACGCAGGTCTTCGCCCAGAACAGGATCAAGTCCGTGACCATCCTGGAGATGGAGGTGCCCTGCTGCTCAGGGCTGTCGCGCATCGTCGCCCAGGCCCTGGCCGGAAGCGGCAAAGACATACCCTGCGTGCGGGCCATCGTGGGCCGCGACGGCAAGACCATTGAAGAAAAGTTCACCCCTGCAGTCGCGACTCCCGCAGGACTGACCCGGCTCTAA
- a CDS encoding EamA family transporter has protein sequence MAYFPALPFISLFVGMLLWGSSFVAFKYAVMFFDPIVVVFMRMALSAFLFLLVLPRWRPRNLRREDMGFMVFMALCEPCFYFVFEGQALTMTSASQAGMVAATLPILVAVCAGFFLGEQLNFRSWTGLILALAGVVWVSISGVATEAAPRPLMGNFLELLAMFCAAGYTVSMKKLCARYSPWFLTAVQSMVGTVFFLPLLFLPSTTIPVVFPAGPSLAVLYLCVCISIGAYGLYNYGISKLPAWQASAFVNLIPVFSMLLGWLCLDERLNFSQLAGVGVVFAGVLLCQQWPASGSRNTLIRDLTEEGALAEPVPMSLDGTALESVLVPVRVKE, from the coding sequence ATGGCATATTTTCCAGCTCTTCCCTTTATTTCCCTGTTTGTCGGCATGCTGCTGTGGGGCAGTTCCTTTGTGGCCTTCAAGTATGCCGTGATGTTCTTTGATCCCATTGTCGTCGTATTCATGCGCATGGCCCTTTCGGCTTTCCTGTTTCTGCTCGTGCTGCCGCGCTGGCGTCCCCGGAATCTGCGCAGGGAGGATATGGGCTTCATGGTTTTCATGGCCCTGTGCGAGCCGTGCTTCTATTTCGTCTTCGAGGGTCAGGCCCTGACCATGACCTCGGCTTCCCAGGCGGGCATGGTCGCGGCCACATTGCCGATTCTGGTGGCGGTCTGCGCGGGCTTTTTCCTTGGCGAGCAACTGAATTTTCGCTCATGGACCGGGCTGATTCTGGCCCTGGCCGGGGTGGTTTGGGTCAGCATCTCGGGAGTTGCCACGGAGGCCGCTCCGCGTCCGCTTATGGGTAATTTTCTCGAACTTTTGGCCATGTTCTGCGCGGCGGGCTACACCGTGAGCATGAAAAAGCTCTGCGCCCGCTATTCCCCATGGTTTTTGACCGCCGTGCAGTCCATGGTGGGAACGGTTTTCTTTCTGCCGCTTCTTTTTCTGCCATCGACGACGATACCGGTGGTCTTCCCGGCCGGTCCAAGCCTGGCAGTGCTTTACCTGTGCGTGTGCATCAGCATCGGCGCGTACGGTCTCTACAACTACGGGATTAGCAAGCTCCCGGCCTGGCAGGCCTCGGCTTTCGTCAATCTCATTCCTGTCTTTTCCATGCTTTTGGGCTGGCTTTGCCTTGATGAGCGGCTCAATTTTTCGCAGCTTGCGGGTGTGGGAGTGGTTTTTGCCGGCGTGCTGCTGTGTCAGCAGTGGCCGGCGAGTGGAAGCAGGAACACCCTCATCCGCGATCTGACGGAAGAGGGTGCCCTGGCTGAACCTGTGCCGATGTCCCTTGACGGGACGGCTCTTGAAAGTGTCCTCGTACCCGTGCGAGTAAAGGAATGA
- a CDS encoding phenylacetate--CoA ligase translates to MKAYCPEEFFSRSELDKVQKTRLATTLERAARSEFYGRRFAEMGIRPEAITSAADITRLPFTTKDDLRSAYPARMLTRPVTDMVRLHASSGTTGSATVIYYTRNDIDSWADLMARCMHMVGIRAEDTFQNMSGYGLFTGGLGIHYGAERLGCLTIPAGAGNSKRQLKLLEDFNVSVIHIIPSYALHLGTVKDELGYTPDRLNLRVALIGAEPHTAAIRQRIEEVYGIKAYNSYGLSEMNGPGVAFECLEQDGMHIWEDAYLPEIVNPETGEPLPDGEVGELVITTLCREGMPLIRYRTKDLTRFIPGDCACGRTHRRLDRIMGRSDDMIILKGVNIYPMQVEQVLMSIPEVGQNYLIVLERDGYLDQMRVKVEVKEEYFVEDMRELKSLQSRISSRLRDEILITARIDLVEQNSLPKSEGKAQRVQDLRG, encoded by the coding sequence ATGAAAGCCTATTGCCCGGAAGAATTTTTTTCGCGCAGCGAATTGGACAAGGTTCAGAAAACGCGTCTTGCAACCACTCTCGAGCGTGCCGCCAGATCCGAATTTTATGGTCGCCGCTTTGCCGAAATGGGGATACGCCCCGAGGCGATCACTTCCGCCGCCGACATCACGCGCCTTCCCTTCACCACCAAGGACGACCTGCGCAGCGCCTATCCCGCGCGCATGCTGACCCGGCCCGTGACCGACATGGTCCGCCTGCATGCATCTTCGGGAACCACTGGCTCGGCCACGGTCATCTACTACACCAGAAACGACATCGATTCCTGGGCCGATCTCATGGCCCGGTGCATGCACATGGTCGGAATCAGGGCCGAGGACACCTTTCAGAACATGTCCGGCTACGGCCTCTTCACCGGCGGGCTTGGCATCCATTACGGGGCCGAGCGTCTGGGCTGCCTGACCATCCCGGCCGGAGCCGGCAATTCCAAACGCCAGCTCAAGCTCCTGGAAGATTTCAATGTCTCCGTCATCCACATCATCCCGTCCTATGCACTGCATCTGGGCACGGTCAAAGACGAACTGGGCTACACACCTGATCGCCTGAACCTGCGCGTGGCCCTCATCGGCGCGGAGCCGCACACTGCGGCCATCCGCCAGCGCATCGAGGAAGTCTACGGGATCAAGGCCTACAACTCCTACGGGCTGTCCGAGATGAACGGGCCGGGAGTGGCTTTCGAGTGTCTTGAGCAGGACGGCATGCACATCTGGGAAGACGCCTACCTTCCCGAGATTGTCAATCCGGAAACCGGCGAACCGCTGCCAGACGGCGAAGTCGGCGAGTTGGTCATCACCACACTGTGCCGCGAGGGCATGCCGCTCATCCGTTACCGCACCAAGGACCTGACCCGCTTCATTCCCGGCGACTGCGCCTGCGGCCGCACGCATCGCCGCCTGGATCGCATCATGGGCCGTTCCGACGACATGATCATCCTCAAGGGGGTCAACATCTATCCCATGCAGGTCGAGCAGGTGCTGATGAGCATTCCGGAAGTGGGTCAGAATTATCTGATCGTACTGGAGCGGGACGGCTATCTGGATCAGATGCGGGTCAAGGTGGAGGTCAAGGAAGAGTATTTCGTGGAAGACATGCGCGAGCTGAAGAGCCTGCAAAGCCGCATCAGCTCAAGGCTGCGCGATGAGATCCTCATTACCGCGCGCATCGACCTGGTGGAGCAGAACTCCTTGCCCAAGTCGGAAGGTAAGGCGCAACGGGTTCAGGACCTTCGCGGATAA
- a CDS encoding replicative DNA helicase, whose amino-acid sequence MQPKKQSQNKFGQRLGTRIQPEEALQKASSDLLRRVPPHNTEAEQAVLGGVFLRNDIFHTLVDTINDEDFYSPVHRTIYQAFQELYRRREPVDLVTVAEYLQTRGQLDEVGGTVYLASLAESVASASNSVFHAQIVRDKSVRRRLIQTSSEILTSCFEAGEQTESLLDQAEQQIFSIAESKGKPVFMSSKDLVQRVFEQLETRAGQGELVTGVPTGYTDFDQMTAGLQKSDLIILAARPSMGKTALALNMGMRAAIQHDVPVAVFSLEMSMDQLMMRLLGCHGRVDLSRLRSGYLNDEDWSRLYQAAEDLSRAPIYIDDTPALSTMEIRARSRRLKAEKGVGLIIVDYLQLMRSSHKSDSREQEISDISRNLKALAKELEVPVIALSQLNRKVEERSDKRPMISDLRESGAIEQDADVIVFIYRDAAYNKAEDNPNKNIAEIIIGKQRNGPVGAIRLGYFGQYTVFENLTEVGLPSESGGVY is encoded by the coding sequence ATGCAACCGAAGAAGCAGTCGCAGAATAAGTTCGGGCAGCGCCTCGGAACTCGAATCCAACCAGAGGAGGCCTTGCAAAAGGCCTCTTCTGATTTGTTGCGCCGAGTCCCCCCGCACAACACCGAAGCCGAACAGGCGGTGCTGGGCGGGGTTTTTCTGCGTAACGACATTTTTCATACCTTGGTCGACACGATAAACGACGAGGACTTCTACTCGCCGGTGCATCGCACCATCTATCAGGCCTTCCAGGAACTCTACCGTCGTCGCGAACCTGTTGATCTGGTCACCGTGGCCGAATATCTGCAGACCAGGGGGCAACTCGACGAGGTCGGCGGCACGGTCTATCTCGCCTCCCTGGCCGAGTCCGTGGCCTCGGCGTCCAACTCCGTCTTTCACGCCCAGATCGTGCGTGACAAGTCCGTGCGTCGCAGGCTCATTCAGACCTCCTCCGAAATCCTGACCAGTTGCTTCGAGGCCGGCGAGCAGACCGAATCTCTGCTGGACCAGGCCGAACAGCAGATTTTTTCCATCGCCGAGTCCAAGGGCAAGCCCGTCTTCATGAGCAGCAAGGATCTGGTCCAGCGGGTCTTCGAGCAGCTTGAGACGCGGGCCGGCCAGGGCGAACTGGTCACGGGCGTGCCCACGGGCTACACCGATTTCGACCAGATGACCGCCGGGCTGCAAAAGTCCGACCTGATCATTCTCGCGGCCCGGCCTTCCATGGGCAAGACCGCTCTGGCCCTGAACATGGGTATGCGGGCGGCCATCCAGCACGATGTGCCCGTGGCGGTCTTTTCGCTTGAAATGTCCATGGACCAGCTCATGATGCGTCTTCTGGGCTGTCACGGGCGTGTGGACCTGAGCCGTCTGCGTAGCGGTTACCTGAACGACGAGGACTGGAGCAGGCTCTATCAGGCCGCCGAAGATCTTTCCCGGGCACCCATCTACATCGACGACACTCCGGCACTCTCGACCATGGAAATACGGGCCCGCAGCAGGCGGCTCAAGGCCGAGAAGGGCGTGGGGCTCATTATCGTCGACTATCTGCAGCTCATGCGCTCCTCCCACAAGAGCGACTCGCGCGAACAGGAAATTTCCGATATTTCGCGTAACCTCAAGGCCCTGGCCAAGGAGCTTGAGGTCCCGGTCATCGCCCTGTCGCAGCTCAACCGCAAGGTCGAGGAACGTTCCGACAAGCGGCCCATGATCTCGGATTTGCGCGAATCGGGCGCCATCGAGCAGGACGCCGACGTCATTGTCTTCATCTACCGTGACGCGGCCTACAACAAGGCCGAGGACAACCCGAACAAGAATATTGCCGAGATCATCATCGGCAAGCAGCGTAACGGTCCTGTCGGGGCCATCCGTCTGGGCTATTTCGGTCAGTACACCGTGTTCGAGAATCTCACCGAGGTAGGTTTGCCGTCCGAGAGCGGCGGCGTGTACTGA
- a CDS encoding 50S ribosomal protein L9 encodes MIMKVILRADVDNLGRLGDIVAVRPGYGRNYLLPQGLASMASPGNLKVFEQERRKLQAMNDAVKAEAAALAARIAAAKVVIEVRVGDGDKLYGSVTSSQIGAILEEQGVEVDRRKIQLEDGIRSLGEYVIDVKLHPEVVAKLTVNVVKYGRVEQVTEPEPQADATEEAVAE; translated from the coding sequence TTGATCATGAAGGTCATTTTGAGAGCAGACGTGGATAATCTGGGCCGACTGGGCGACATCGTCGCGGTCCGTCCCGGTTATGGCAGAAATTATCTGTTGCCTCAGGGTCTTGCTTCCATGGCAAGTCCCGGCAACCTGAAGGTCTTTGAACAGGAACGCCGCAAGCTGCAGGCCATGAACGACGCCGTCAAGGCCGAGGCCGCCGCTTTGGCCGCCAGGATCGCGGCCGCCAAGGTCGTCATTGAAGTGCGCGTGGGCGACGGTGACAAGCTTTACGGCTCCGTCACTTCTTCCCAGATCGGCGCGATCCTGGAAGAGCAGGGCGTGGAAGTGGATCGTCGCAAGATCCAGCTCGAAGACGGCATCCGCTCCCTGGGCGAATACGTCATCGATGTGAAGCTGCACCCCGAGGTCGTGGCCAAGCTGACCGTGAACGTGGTCAAGTATGGTCGTGTTGAACAAGTGACCGAACCCGAACCGCAGGCCGATGCAACCGAAGAAGCAGTCGCAGAATAA
- the rpsR gene encoding 30S ribosomal protein S18: MSFKKKFAPRRKYCRFCENPEILLNYKHPEILNDFVTDRGKIIASRITGTCAKHQRALTREVKRARQMALMFYTATHSTDVLKKSRV; this comes from the coding sequence ATGTCCTTTAAGAAGAAATTCGCACCCCGGAGAAAGTACTGCCGTTTCTGCGAGAATCCCGAGATCCTGCTTAACTACAAGCATCCCGAAATCCTGAACGATTTCGTGACGGATCGCGGCAAGATCATTGCCAGCCGCATCACCGGCACCTGCGCCAAGCACCAGCGGGCTCTCACCCGCGAAGTGAAGCGCGCCCGCCAGATGGCTCTGATGTTCTACACGGCTACCCACAGCACCGACGTGCTCAAAAAATCTAGAGTCTAG
- the rpsF gene encoding 30S ribosomal protein S6, translating into MTRYEELILLSPELGVEECREIVNNFSAIVEREGGTVLKVDDWGVKDTAYPVRKFNRGRYVRMEVNMPGQAVAELERNVRITDGVFKFITVRLAETPAAATEEA; encoded by the coding sequence ATGACAAGGTACGAGGAATTGATCCTGCTCAGCCCTGAGCTGGGTGTGGAAGAATGCCGCGAAATCGTGAACAACTTCAGCGCCATTGTCGAGCGCGAGGGCGGCACCGTCCTCAAGGTCGATGACTGGGGCGTCAAGGATACGGCATATCCGGTGCGCAAGTTCAATCGTGGTCGCTACGTGCGCATGGAAGTGAACATGCCTGGCCAGGCTGTCGCGGAATTGGAACGCAATGTCCGCATCACCGACGGTGTGTTCAAGTTCATCACCGTCAGACTCGCCGAGACCCCCGCTGCGGCAACCGAGGAGGCATAA
- a CDS encoding sigma-54-dependent Fis family transcriptional regulator has product MNYSLLIIDDEESIRDSLSMALGRHYKVSALASGKEALEALPSLAPDLVLLDIGLPDISGLEVLDHIRRQSPHAAVIMITAFEDLDTVISAMKRGAFDYLLKPLRMDALKLCLERAGSSIRLGKEIRLLQDKALREQIPFFVAESEALTDVVQTVAKVAVSPDTPVLVEGDTGTGKELIASAIHYRSPNFRGPLVTVNCAAIPAELIESELFGYAPGAFSGAGKKGKSGLVEEAAGGTLFLDEIGELPGSAQAKLLRFLQEGEFYALGSTAKRTVRTRVVAATNRDLEDMVRTGAFRQDLFYRLAVVRIRVPSLARRKEDILPLARLFLHQYGEKFGKKFNDLTQSARDALLGHSWTGNVRELRNIMERATLMACGPDLDAENLGLAAECPPGAENREPLTMEGVDLPALLHAFEREYYEEALTLAEGNESQAARLLGVSRDTFRYRRGKLGL; this is encoded by the coding sequence ATGAACTACTCCCTGCTCATCATCGACGACGAAGAATCCATCCGCGACAGCCTGTCCATGGCCCTCGGCCGCCACTACAAGGTCAGCGCCCTGGCCAGCGGCAAGGAAGCCCTAGAGGCGCTGCCCTCCCTGGCCCCGGATCTTGTACTCCTGGACATCGGGCTGCCCGACATCAGCGGCCTTGAGGTGCTGGATCACATTCGCAGACAGTCGCCTCATGCCGCCGTGATCATGATCACGGCCTTCGAGGATTTGGACACTGTCATCTCGGCCATGAAGCGCGGCGCCTTCGACTACCTCCTGAAACCGCTGCGCATGGACGCTCTCAAGCTCTGTCTGGAACGGGCGGGGAGTTCCATCCGGCTCGGCAAGGAGATCCGCCTTCTGCAGGACAAGGCCCTGCGCGAGCAGATTCCCTTTTTCGTGGCCGAGAGCGAGGCCCTGACCGATGTGGTTCAGACAGTGGCCAAGGTCGCGGTCAGCCCGGACACGCCGGTGCTGGTCGAAGGCGACACGGGCACGGGCAAGGAACTCATCGCCAGCGCCATCCATTACCGCAGTCCAAATTTTCGCGGCCCTCTGGTCACGGTCAACTGCGCGGCCATCCCGGCGGAACTCATCGAGAGCGAACTCTTTGGCTATGCGCCGGGGGCCTTCAGCGGTGCAGGGAAGAAAGGCAAGTCGGGGCTGGTGGAGGAAGCGGCGGGAGGCACGCTCTTTCTGGATGAGATCGGAGAGCTGCCGGGCAGCGCCCAGGCCAAGCTGCTGCGCTTTCTGCAGGAAGGGGAATTCTACGCCCTGGGCTCCACGGCCAAGCGCACGGTACGCACCCGGGTCGTGGCCGCGACCAACCGCGACCTCGAAGACATGGTCCGCACCGGCGCTTTCCGGCAGGATCTCTTCTACCGGCTGGCCGTGGTCCGCATCCGGGTGCCGTCGCTGGCGCGGCGCAAGGAGGACATCCTGCCGCTGGCGCGGCTTTTCCTGCATCAATACGGGGAGAAATTCGGCAAGAAATTCAACGACCTCACCCAAAGCGCCCGCGACGCCCTGCTCGGCCATTCATGGACAGGCAACGTGCGCGAGCTGCGCAACATCATGGAGCGGGCCACTCTGATGGCTTGCGGACCGGATCTGGACGCCGAAAATCTGGGACTTGCGGCGGAATGCCCACCGGGCGCCGAAAACCGGGAACCGCTCACCATGGAGGGAGTGGATCTGCCGGCCCTGCTGCACGCTTTTGAGCGCGAATATTACGAAGAGGCCCTGACCCTGGCGGAAGGCAACGAATCCCAGGCCGCCAGGCTGCTTGGCGTCTCCAGGGACACCTTCAGATACAGGCGCGGCAAATTGGGCCTCTAA
- a CDS encoding Fis family transcriptional regulator translates to MHSNASILIIDDEQDIRLSLRGIFEDEDWQVAEAGTGTEGLGLALDGDFDLIFLDIWMPGMDGMAVLCALREKGVDTPVIMISGHGNIETAVTALKKGAFDFIEKPLSLDNVLVTAGKALELSLLKRENRELRSRIQPDETPTITGSSPGIVRLRELVAQVGPTEAWVLISGENGTGKEIAARAIHRASRRAAKEMICVNCAAIPEELIESELFGHEKGAFTGADKAKKGKFELADKSTLFLDEIGDMSLKTQAKILRILQEQKFERVGGTKTFKVDVRVIAATNKDLVQEMVEGRFRQDLYYRLNVFPICVPPLRERAEDIPEMIEFFSRRMIEEQTLRPVRFDRESLDLLKRYAWPGNVRELKNFVERLFILYQGQEVNVSMLPPEYRVGAALDSLVMVPDGITDFKEARARFEEAFLRRELARADGNVARLSENIGLERTYLYRKLKIYGIGSEEGR, encoded by the coding sequence ATGCATTCCAACGCTTCCATTCTCATCATCGACGATGAACAGGACATCCGCCTGTCCCTGCGCGGAATTTTCGAGGACGAAGACTGGCAGGTGGCCGAGGCCGGTACCGGAACCGAGGGCCTTGGGCTGGCGTTGGACGGAGATTTCGACCTCATCTTCCTCGACATCTGGATGCCCGGCATGGACGGCATGGCTGTTCTGTGCGCGCTGCGGGAGAAGGGCGTGGATACTCCGGTGATCATGATTTCAGGTCACGGAAACATCGAGACGGCGGTCACGGCCCTCAAGAAAGGAGCCTTCGATTTCATCGAGAAGCCCCTGTCCCTGGACAACGTCCTGGTCACGGCAGGCAAGGCCCTGGAGCTGTCCCTGCTCAAGCGTGAAAACAGGGAGCTGCGTTCCCGTATCCAGCCCGACGAGACTCCGACCATCACCGGGTCGTCACCGGGCATCGTCCGTCTGCGTGAGCTTGTCGCCCAGGTCGGGCCCACCGAGGCCTGGGTGCTCATCTCCGGTGAAAACGGGACTGGCAAGGAGATCGCGGCCAGAGCCATACATCGGGCGAGCAGACGGGCAGCAAAGGAAATGATCTGCGTCAACTGCGCAGCCATCCCGGAGGAGCTGATCGAATCCGAGCTGTTCGGTCACGAAAAGGGCGCTTTCACCGGTGCGGACAAGGCCAAGAAGGGCAAATTTGAGCTGGCCGACAAGAGCACCCTGTTTCTGGATGAAATAGGCGACATGAGTCTCAAGACCCAGGCCAAGATCCTGCGCATCCTGCAGGAACAGAAATTCGAGCGGGTCGGGGGCACCAAGACCTTCAAGGTTGACGTGCGCGTCATCGCGGCCACCAACAAGGACCTCGTGCAGGAGATGGTCGAGGGGCGTTTCAGGCAGGATCTGTATTACCGGCTCAATGTCTTTCCCATTTGCGTCCCGCCTTTGCGCGAACGGGCCGAGGACATTCCGGAGATGATCGAGTTTTTTTCGCGACGCATGATCGAGGAACAAACCTTGCGGCCCGTGCGCTTCGATCGGGAGTCCCTGGATCTGCTCAAGCGTTACGCCTGGCCCGGCAATGTGCGCGAGCTCAAGAATTTCGTGGAGCGGCTCTTCATCCTGTATCAGGGCCAGGAGGTGAACGTATCCATGCTTCCGCCGGAATACAGGGTCGGCGCCGCTCTTGACTCCCTGGTCATGGTGCCGGACGGGATCACTGATTTCAAGGAGGCCCGGGCCCGGTTCGAGGAGGCCTTCCTGCGCCGGGAGCTGGCCCGCGCGGACGGAAACGTCGCGCGTCTGTCGGAAAACATCGGCCTGGAGCGGACGTATCTGTACCGCAAGCTCAAGATCTACGGTATCGGCTCGGAAGAGGGGCGTTAG
- a CDS encoding PAS domain-containing sensor histidine kinase: MDKSSRHIPVQERTAHERRKRQREITLAAVGIFLIVVLTWIELRLLGLNSYLFFALFNVNLILLILVLFLVLRNVIKLVLDRRRRVLGSGLRTKLVLIFVTLSMVPTFIMFILSTWFVQTSVDYWFQAQVETSMDQALSVGQDFYAAAESGLEIKALGILEHMRERGLDFNAKKANEALRQKSREYKLSLSGLITGTMQQKYWEAAPVWNDAWPRIRDEVPFGELGKGSKYWATLWPHPDSDLAVGVMPVDKAGSAFLVVGVEVGPGFLDRLELIAKGVGEYKQLRSLKYPLKMTLYMVLGLMTMLIFLGATWFGFRLARELSAPIQALAAGTQRIAQGDLSVRLVDESRDELGLLVQSFNSMAEDLEQSRTHLTRANLQLEEQYQTLIAKNHYVQAILENITAGVVSLDRSGRITTMNRAAEGILGLEAGALIGESALDLMGPAHRGLVQEVSQLLRGSPGSQWQRRLDLEVRGETIKLLINAVALMDNEGGDSGIVAVFENISELEKMQRIDAWKEVARRIAHEIKNPLTPIKLSAERLERKFGPVVADPVFTQCTGLIVKQVEHLQEMVREFSSFAKLPEVMLTTGRVEPLLQEALSVFSNSHASIRWILRTEDVPAVMLDREAMGRAIYNILLNAAEVLADQKDGRVETVLYARKRKGRIYIEISDNGPGIKPEEQSRMFEPYYSTKRSGTGLGLAIVKSIVSDHHGHIRVKPNEPGGTTFVIELPAARSEA, from the coding sequence ATGGACAAGTCATCCCGTCACATTCCTGTGCAGGAACGCACCGCTCATGAACGTCGCAAGCGGCAACGGGAAATCACCCTGGCCGCGGTGGGCATCTTTCTTATCGTCGTCCTGACCTGGATCGAGCTGCGCCTGCTGGGCCTCAATTCCTATCTTTTCTTCGCCCTCTTCAACGTCAATCTGATTCTTCTCATCCTTGTCCTCTTTCTGGTCCTGCGCAATGTCATAAAACTCGTGCTCGACAGGCGCAGACGCGTGCTTGGATCGGGCCTGAGGACCAAACTGGTCCTCATTTTCGTGACCCTGTCCATGGTGCCGACCTTCATCATGTTCATCCTCTCGACATGGTTTGTGCAGACTTCCGTCGACTACTGGTTCCAGGCTCAGGTCGAGACGTCCATGGATCAGGCCTTGAGCGTGGGGCAGGATTTTTACGCGGCCGCCGAATCCGGGCTCGAAATCAAGGCGCTGGGTATCCTGGAACACATGCGGGAACGGGGGCTGGATTTTAACGCCAAGAAAGCCAATGAGGCCCTGCGGCAAAAAAGCCGGGAATATAAATTGAGTCTGAGCGGTTTGATCACCGGGACCATGCAGCAAAAATACTGGGAGGCCGCTCCGGTCTGGAACGACGCCTGGCCCCGGATCAGGGACGAGGTGCCTTTTGGGGAGCTTGGCAAGGGCTCAAAATATTGGGCCACGCTTTGGCCGCATCCGGATTCGGATCTGGCGGTCGGAGTAATGCCCGTGGACAAGGCCGGGTCGGCCTTTCTTGTCGTGGGCGTGGAGGTGGGGCCCGGCTTTCTGGACCGCCTGGAGCTGATCGCCAAGGGTGTCGGCGAGTACAAACAGCTCCGTAGTCTCAAGTATCCCTTGAAAATGACACTTTACATGGTCCTTGGTCTCATGACCATGCTCATCTTTCTCGGGGCGACCTGGTTCGGTTTTCGGCTGGCCAGGGAACTCAGCGCTCCCATTCAGGCGCTGGCGGCGGGGACCCAGCGCATCGCCCAAGGGGATCTTTCGGTTCGCCTCGTGGACGAGTCCCGCGACGAGCTCGGACTTCTGGTCCAATCCTTCAACAGCATGGCCGAGGATCTGGAGCAGAGCCGCACGCATCTGACCCGCGCAAACCTGCAGCTCGAAGAGCAGTATCAGACCCTCATTGCCAAGAATCACTACGTGCAGGCCATCTTGGAGAACATCACCGCAGGAGTCGTCTCCCTGGACAGATCCGGGCGGATCACGACCATGAACCGCGCGGCCGAGGGCATCCTCGGTCTGGAAGCCGGAGCGCTCATCGGTGAGTCCGCGCTCGACCTGATGGGGCCGGCCCATCGCGGGCTGGTGCAGGAGGTCAGCCAGTTGCTGCGCGGCAGCCCTGGTTCCCAGTGGCAGCGCAGGCTCGATCTGGAGGTGCGCGGCGAGACGATCAAGCTTCTGATCAACGCGGTGGCGCTGATGGACAACGAAGGCGGGGACAGCGGCATCGTCGCGGTTTTCGAAAATATCTCCGAACTGGAAAAGATGCAGCGCATCGACGCCTGGAAGGAAGTGGCCCGGCGCATCGCCCACGAGATCAAGAATCCGCTCACGCCCATCAAGCTCTCGGCCGAGCGCCTGGAGCGCAAGTTCGGGCCCGTGGTGGCGGACCCCGTCTTCACCCAGTGCACGGGGCTCATCGTCAAGCAGGTCGAGCACTTGCAGGAGATGGTGCGGGAGTTTTCCAGCTTTGCCAAATTGCCCGAGGTGATGCTGACCACCGGTCGCGTCGAGCCGCTGCTGCAGGAGGCCCTCTCCGTTTTCTCGAACAGCCATGCCTCCATTCGCTGGATTCTGCGGACCGAGGACGTGCCGGCGGTCATGCTGGATCGCGAAGCCATGGGCCGTGCGATCTACAACATCCTGCTGAACGCGGCCGAGGTCTTGGCGGATCAGAAAGACGGGCGGGTCGAGACAGTGCTCTACGCACGCAAGCGCAAGGGCCGGATCTACATAGAAATCAGTGACAACGGTCCCGGCATCAAGCCCGAGGAGCAGTCCCGCATGTTCGAGCCCTATTATTCGACCAAACGTAGCGGCACCGGCCTTGGCCTGGCCATCGTCAAATCCATCGTCAGCGACCATCATGGTCATATCCGGGTCAAACCCAACGAGCCGGGGGGGACGACTTTTGTCATTGAACTTCCGGCCGCACGCAGCGAGGCATGA